One segment of Oscillospiraceae bacterium MB08-C2-2 DNA contains the following:
- the secF gene encoding protein translocase subunit SecF, which produces MKRTFDFMGNRNKFFAFSGALIAITIIFVAVFGIIMDIEFKGGSILTYSYAGEIDQETFDKELSSLVGGSVSVQRSSDVVTGKETLVVSLPGSEAQTADTLLSMTESLREKFPDNDVESIATSNVDPIIGREFLYKSIVAVLFASILVIAYIALRFRKIGGWSAGVMAMIALFHDIVIVFAVFVLFRIPINNNFIAVVLTILGFSLNDTIVIYDRIRENQQLYKNKMSLSELVNLSINQSITRSVNTTLCALMGMIIVTILAFVYNVDSILSFSLPMLFGLISGAYSTICLAGPLWVMWKSKARNV; this is translated from the coding sequence ATGAAACGTACCTTTGATTTTATGGGCAATCGCAATAAATTCTTTGCCTTTTCAGGTGCATTGATCGCCATAACCATTATTTTTGTTGCTGTATTCGGTATCATCATGGATATTGAATTCAAGGGTGGTTCCATTCTTACCTACTCCTATGCAGGAGAAATAGATCAGGAAACCTTCGATAAAGAGCTTTCTTCCTTGGTGGGCGGCAGTGTTTCGGTGCAGCGAAGTTCCGATGTTGTTACCGGTAAAGAAACCTTGGTTGTTTCTCTCCCTGGTTCAGAAGCACAAACTGCCGATACTCTGTTGTCTATGACCGAATCCCTCCGGGAGAAATTCCCTGATAACGATGTCGAGTCAATTGCTACCAGCAATGTGGATCCGATAATCGGCCGCGAATTCCTTTATAAAAGTATTGTGGCAGTGCTCTTTGCAAGCATATTGGTTATTGCCTATATCGCCCTTCGATTCCGTAAAATTGGCGGTTGGTCGGCAGGCGTAATGGCTATGATTGCTTTGTTCCATGATATTGTTATTGTTTTTGCTGTGTTTGTTTTGTTCAGGATACCGATCAATAATAATTTCATTGCGGTTGTACTGACCATACTGGGCTTCTCACTGAACGATACCATTGTTATTTATGACCGTATCCGTGAGAATCAGCAGCTCTATAAAAACAAAATGTCTTTGAGTGAGCTGGTCAATCTTTCAATTAACCAATCCATCACTCGCTCGGTCAACACAACTTTGTGTGCTCTAATGGGTATGATAATTGTTACAATTCTTGCTTTCGTTTACAATGTGGATTCGATTCTTTCCTTCTCGTTGCCCATGTTGTTCGGATTGATTTCCGGTGCCTATTCCACAATCTGTTTGGCAGGTCCTTTATGGGTTATGTGGAAGAGCAAAGCCCGCAACGTATAG
- the rnr gene encoding ribonuclease R — protein MKIKDSTRSKLLAIFKAPRKDPMTYKELYKKAGITKANKTEYLAALQTLKDEGKLIEENGMLNSSAGMGLVTADMVKVNATFGFAHVPEQNGDVFIPGRYLKQALPGDKVLIRVSRGRGDLPEGQVVRILEEAQPLFTGIVILTEKECQIQPDSYLRFPIPLSRKKLAGAKHGDKVLAYIISRGDERRQPLAQIKESFGSAELAKNCCASILAANDIIPPFSQPVLDEAKTVSDNGIHPKEAAARLDLREELIFTIDGADTKDIDDAISLKKLPDGGWELGVHIADVSWYVTPGSALDAEAFRRGTSVYYADSVVPMLPPELSNGICSLNPKEDRLAFSALMTLNATGHMTGYRFEKTLIRSCIKGVYSEINALLDNSASPEIEEKYKPVLHILPDMKALAAMLMDNRYKRGSMEIESTESKIKVDEEGRAVEISARQRGFSEGMIEEFMLVANEAAATLALSKGLPFIFRVHEHPAAERLQSLYETLASLNVDAGKPKTKVTAQDLLDILGLVKGTNLSRVVNTMVLRSMAKAKYSEINLGHFGLVLKNYTHFTSPIRRYPDLCIHRILSAYVTGMKMENIHKRYDDFVGQASARSTEREIGAMQAERKCEDCYKAEFMRPFLGETVEGIVSSIAPHGMYVELPNTVEGMIALRGLAGEWEAIGNVALTDKLTGRRFQVGDSLKVLVAGVDVSAGQIDFQLTEN, from the coding sequence ATGAAGATTAAAGATTCCACTCGTTCCAAACTGCTTGCAATTTTCAAAGCTCCCAGAAAAGATCCCATGACCTACAAAGAGCTTTATAAAAAAGCAGGCATTACCAAAGCCAATAAAACAGAGTATCTTGCCGCTCTTCAAACCCTCAAGGATGAAGGTAAGCTGATAGAAGAAAACGGCATGCTGAATTCTTCTGCCGGAATGGGCCTTGTAACCGCTGATATGGTCAAGGTAAACGCAACCTTTGGCTTTGCCCATGTTCCGGAACAGAATGGGGATGTGTTCATTCCCGGCCGCTATTTAAAGCAGGCGCTCCCCGGTGATAAGGTGCTGATCCGGGTAAGCCGTGGGCGTGGCGATCTGCCGGAGGGGCAGGTTGTGCGCATTTTGGAGGAAGCACAGCCTCTTTTCACCGGTATTGTGATCCTCACCGAAAAGGAATGCCAGATTCAGCCGGATAGCTATCTGCGCTTCCCTATTCCTCTGAGCCGAAAAAAGCTGGCAGGTGCCAAGCACGGCGACAAGGTGCTGGCTTATATAATCAGCCGGGGTGATGAGCGCCGCCAGCCCCTTGCGCAGATTAAGGAAAGCTTTGGCTCCGCTGAGCTGGCTAAAAACTGCTGTGCTTCTATTTTAGCAGCCAACGATATTATCCCTCCTTTTTCCCAGCCGGTGCTGGACGAAGCCAAAACTGTATCCGATAATGGGATACATCCCAAGGAGGCGGCCGCCCGTCTGGATTTGCGGGAGGAGCTTATCTTTACCATTGACGGTGCCGATACCAAGGACATTGATGATGCCATTAGCCTGAAAAAGCTGCCCGATGGCGGCTGGGAGCTGGGTGTTCACATCGCCGATGTCAGCTGGTATGTAACCCCCGGCAGCGCTTTGGATGCAGAGGCTTTCCGCCGGGGAACCTCAGTATATTATGCTGATTCAGTGGTTCCCATGCTGCCGCCGGAGCTTTCCAACGGCATCTGCTCTCTCAACCCCAAGGAAGATCGGCTTGCTTTTTCTGCACTGATGACCCTCAATGCCACCGGTCATATGACTGGTTATCGCTTTGAGAAAACATTGATCCGCTCTTGCATCAAGGGTGTTTACAGCGAAATCAACGCTTTGCTGGATAACAGCGCTTCACCGGAGATTGAGGAAAAATACAAGCCGGTTCTGCACATTCTGCCGGATATGAAGGCCCTTGCCGCCATGCTTATGGATAACCGCTACAAGAGAGGCTCTATGGAGATCGAATCCACCGAAAGCAAGATCAAGGTGGATGAGGAGGGGCGTGCAGTTGAAATCTCTGCTCGTCAGCGAGGCTTTAGTGAGGGCATGATTGAAGAGTTTATGCTGGTAGCCAATGAGGCCGCCGCAACTCTGGCTTTGAGTAAAGGTCTCCCTTTTATTTTCCGAGTTCATGAGCATCCTGCCGCAGAACGGCTTCAAAGCCTTTATGAAACATTGGCTTCGCTGAATGTCGATGCAGGCAAGCCCAAAACCAAGGTAACAGCGCAGGATCTTTTGGATATTCTGGGTTTGGTGAAGGGTACTAACCTTTCTCGGGTAGTGAACACCATGGTTTTGCGTTCTATGGCAAAAGCAAAATACAGCGAAATCAATCTGGGGCATTTTGGGTTGGTGCTGAAAAACTACACCCACTTCACCTCCCCTATTCGCCGGTATCCCGACCTGTGTATTCACCGGATTCTTTCCGCTTATGTCACCGGTATGAAAATGGAAAACATCCACAAGCGGTATGACGATTTTGTGGGACAGGCGTCGGCACGCTCTACCGAACGTGAGATTGGTGCCATGCAGGCCGAGCGCAAGTGTGAGGATTGCTACAAGGCAGAGTTTATGCGTCCCTTTTTGGGGGAAACCGTGGAAGGAATTGTTTCTTCCATTGCCCCTCATGGTATGTATGTGGAGCTGCCCAACACCGTTGAGGGCATGATCGCTCTACGTGGGCTGGCGGGAGAATGGGAGGCCATCGGCAATGTTGCCTTGACTGACAAGCTCACCGGACGGCGTTTTCAGGTGGGAGACAGCCTTAAAGTGTTGGTGGCCGGTGTGGATGTTTCCGCCGGGCAGATCGATTTTCAGCTTACCGAAAATTAA
- the uxuA gene encoding mannonate dehydratase, with protein sequence MDMTLRWFGSRFDTVTLEQIRQIPGVTGVITTLYDTAPGQVWSREAISALKKEVEEAGLVIKGIESVNIHDAIKVGTPDREQYIENYIQTLTHLGEEGIDLVCYNFMPVFDWTRSDLAKVRPDGATVMAYDQQQVSKIKPEEMFASMDGQSNGFALPGWEPERMAQVKQLFELYKDVDEQKLFDNLVYFLGRIMPVCEKYKIRMALHSDDPAWPVFGLPRIATSGEKLKNILDAVDSPYNCLTLCTGSLGSSPQNNIPAIIRSVKGRIAFAHVRNVKYNGEQSFEEAAHLSSDGSLDMFEIIKALYDTGFDGPIRPDHGRAIWGEVSMPGYGLYDRAIGAAYLCGLWEAIAKMSK encoded by the coding sequence ATGGATATGACCTTGCGCTGGTTTGGGAGCCGCTTTGATACCGTCACGCTGGAGCAGATTCGGCAAATTCCCGGAGTAACCGGTGTTATTACCACACTTTATGATACCGCCCCTGGGCAGGTTTGGAGCCGGGAGGCTATTTCAGCCCTTAAAAAAGAGGTTGAAGAAGCCGGGCTGGTGATCAAGGGCATTGAGAGTGTAAACATTCACGATGCCATTAAGGTGGGCACACCGGATCGGGAGCAATACATTGAAAACTACATTCAGACCCTCACCCATTTAGGGGAGGAAGGCATTGATCTGGTATGCTATAACTTTATGCCGGTGTTTGACTGGACCCGTTCGGATCTGGCTAAAGTCCGCCCGGATGGCGCCACCGTTATGGCTTATGACCAGCAGCAGGTGAGCAAAATAAAGCCGGAGGAGATGTTTGCCTCCATGGATGGGCAATCCAACGGATTTGCCCTACCGGGCTGGGAACCCGAAAGAATGGCGCAGGTCAAACAGCTTTTTGAGCTTTACAAGGATGTGGATGAACAAAAGCTTTTCGATAATCTGGTCTATTTTCTTGGCCGCATCATGCCAGTCTGCGAAAAATATAAAATTCGGATGGCTCTGCATTCGGATGACCCGGCATGGCCTGTATTTGGTTTGCCTCGTATTGCCACCAGCGGAGAAAAGCTCAAAAACATTCTGGATGCGGTGGATTCACCCTACAACTGCCTGACTCTATGTACAGGCTCTCTTGGTTCCAGCCCGCAAAATAATATTCCTGCCATCATCCGCTCGGTGAAGGGCCGAATTGCTTTTGCCCATGTGCGGAATGTCAAGTATAACGGGGAGCAGAGCTTTGAGGAGGCCGCTCATCTATCCAGCGATGGTTCACTGGATATGTTTGAGATTATAAAGGCGCTCTATGACACTGGATTTGACGGCCCAATACGCCCAGATCACGGCCGTGCGATCTGGGGTGAGGTTTCTATGCCGGGATATGGCCTGTATGACCGGGCCATTGGAGCCGCTTATTTGTGCGGCTTGTGGGAAGCCATTGCAAAGATGTCTAAATAG
- a CDS encoding alcohol dehydrogenase catalytic domain-containing protein: MKQIVITAPLQYEIQETNIPQPGKGEVLVQMKAASVCGSDIHLFLGENPNAVYPRIPGHENAGIIAQTGEGVSRVAAGDHVVVDLVVACGHCPQCRNGRRNICREVKARGAAADGGWREYFIVPEQDVYRISKEIPFRDACLVEPFAIGGHCTKRAQIQPGEMVLVFGSGSIGAVVLQTCKQMGCRVVCADVNTSSLERAKTYGADYIVNSREENLAEAIQKITGGTGVDVIFDCACFPGSLSLLLQPGIPTNGARIVPLGFSTEPEKISQAMINVRELSIIGTRMSSGQFGPTIEKMEKGMYTLEGMVSHYIPLSEVGQVFDNMKNPPADMKKMVILFEE; the protein is encoded by the coding sequence ATGAAACAGATTGTAATAACGGCGCCTCTCCAATATGAAATACAGGAAACGAATATCCCCCAGCCGGGGAAGGGGGAGGTTTTGGTTCAAATGAAAGCCGCCAGTGTGTGCGGTTCTGATATTCATCTCTTTTTGGGAGAAAACCCCAATGCAGTTTACCCACGTATCCCCGGGCACGAAAATGCCGGTATTATCGCCCAAACCGGGGAAGGTGTCAGCCGGGTTGCGGCTGGTGACCATGTGGTGGTGGATTTGGTTGTAGCCTGCGGCCATTGCCCTCAGTGCCGAAATGGCAGACGGAACATTTGCCGGGAGGTCAAAGCAAGGGGTGCCGCTGCCGATGGCGGCTGGCGGGAGTATTTTATTGTGCCTGAGCAGGATGTTTATCGCATCAGTAAGGAAATCCCTTTCCGGGATGCCTGCTTGGTAGAGCCCTTTGCCATTGGCGGGCACTGCACCAAGAGAGCGCAAATTCAGCCCGGTGAAATGGTGCTGGTTTTTGGCAGCGGCAGTATTGGTGCAGTGGTTCTGCAAACCTGCAAACAAATGGGCTGCCGGGTAGTCTGTGCCGATGTAAACACAAGCTCTTTGGAAAGAGCCAAAACCTATGGTGCAGACTACATCGTGAATTCTCGGGAAGAAAATCTAGCAGAAGCCATCCAAAAAATAACCGGCGGCACAGGTGTGGATGTTATTTTCGACTGTGCTTGTTTCCCCGGCTCTTTGTCTCTGCTCCTTCAACCCGGCATTCCTACCAATGGGGCACGTATTGTGCCGCTGGGCTTTTCCACCGAGCCTGAGAAAATCTCGCAGGCCATGATCAATGTCCGGGAGCTTTCTATTATCGGAACCCGTATGTCCAGCGGGCAGTTTGGGCCCACCATTGAAAAAATGGAAAAAGGAATGTATACTTTGGAGGGAATGGTGAGCCATTATATTCCCTTAAGTGAGGTTGGGCAAGTTTTCGATAATATGAAAAATCCTCCGGCCGATATGAAAAAGATGGTCATTCTCTTTGAAGAATAG
- the yiaK gene encoding 3-dehydro-L-gulonate 2-dehydrogenase — MRIPFEQMKNEIKEVFLKYGMDAEKAETCARIHTESSRDGIYSHGTNRVARFIRYVEDGWVDIHARPTLEKEFGAMAVYNGNLGIGITNALFATDRAIELAKIHGIGMIGLRNTTHWMRGGTYGLYAANQGYVMISWTNTESCMPPWGGTEGRLGNNPFVMAAPGREDPVMIDMAMSQYAYGKLQVTRLADKKLPFPGGFDKEGVLTDDPGAIEESMRILPMGYWKGSSFAFMLDILGAVLSDGMGAADIDTIGKGSCGGASQIFIVIDPEKLMVKEHIYETIEKAKAYIKSSEVDENTREIWYPGEDYVLYRAENTEKGVFVDDTVWAEIKAL, encoded by the coding sequence ATGAGAATCCCTTTTGAGCAGATGAAAAATGAGATTAAGGAAGTATTTCTTAAATATGGCATGGATGCTGAAAAAGCGGAAACATGTGCCCGCATTCACACCGAATCCAGCCGGGATGGCATCTATTCCCATGGAACAAACCGGGTTGCCCGCTTTATCCGTTATGTTGAGGATGGATGGGTTGATATCCATGCGCGACCTACACTGGAAAAAGAGTTCGGTGCCATGGCGGTTTACAACGGCAATCTTGGTATCGGCATTACAAACGCCTTATTTGCTACCGATCGGGCTATAGAGCTTGCCAAGATACATGGTATCGGCATGATTGGCCTGCGCAACACCACCCACTGGATGCGGGGCGGTACATATGGGCTGTATGCAGCCAATCAGGGCTATGTGATGATTTCATGGACAAATACTGAATCCTGCATGCCCCCATGGGGTGGAACAGAGGGCCGTCTTGGCAACAATCCTTTTGTAATGGCGGCTCCGGGCAGGGAAGACCCTGTCATGATTGATATGGCCATGAGCCAATATGCTTATGGCAAGCTGCAGGTTACCCGGCTTGCAGACAAAAAACTTCCCTTCCCGGGCGGGTTTGATAAAGAAGGTGTTCTCACCGATGATCCCGGTGCCATCGAAGAAAGCATGCGGATTCTGCCCATGGGCTACTGGAAGGGTTCTTCCTTTGCCTTTATGCTGGACATTCTGGGGGCTGTGCTTTCCGATGGAATGGGTGCGGCGGATATCGATACAATTGGAAAGGGGAGCTGTGGCGGTGCCTCCCAAATCTTCATTGTTATCGATCCCGAAAAGCTGATGGTTAAGGAGCACATTTACGAAACCATTGAGAAAGCCAAGGCTTATATCAAAAGCTCTGAGGTAGATGAAAACACCCGTGAGATATGGTATCCCGGTGAGGATTATGTTTTATACCGAGCTGAAAACACCGAGAAGGGCGTTTTTGTAGACGATACTGTCTGGGCTGAAATTAAAGCCCTTTAA
- a CDS encoding GntR family transcriptional regulator has translation MVIRTQNLSESASDYAYWILHTNIIQMLLPPGTVISPAELAGELKISRTPIQSACARLAAEGLLTIVPQKGSYVSIINLQRVYESVYMRSLLDQAAARLLCASSQQEELFLALQANLHQQEFILENNLQADMFELDNQFHSILYQWCEMDNIRKAIVGISADQNRVRYMKLKSKIRLGETISEHKEIFYAIKQRDSESAARLSHEHVAKFGEDIARVYYQNPSYFSHWEENLPNRFASKQATFYIPL, from the coding sequence ATGGTAATCCGAACTCAAAATCTTTCCGAATCAGCCAGTGACTATGCTTATTGGATTTTGCATACCAATATTATTCAGATGCTGCTTCCTCCCGGCACGGTAATCAGCCCTGCGGAGCTGGCGGGAGAGCTGAAGATTAGCCGCACCCCTATCCAGTCCGCCTGTGCCCGCTTGGCGGCGGAAGGGCTGCTGACCATTGTGCCTCAAAAGGGTTCCTATGTGTCTATTATCAATTTGCAGCGTGTTTATGAATCTGTATATATGCGCAGCCTTTTGGATCAGGCTGCGGCACGGCTTCTCTGTGCCAGCTCCCAGCAAGAAGAACTTTTTCTGGCCTTACAGGCCAATCTGCATCAGCAGGAATTTATTCTGGAAAACAATCTGCAGGCGGATATGTTTGAACTGGATAACCAATTTCACAGCATTCTATACCAATGGTGCGAGATGGATAATATCCGAAAAGCCATTGTGGGAATATCCGCAGATCAGAATCGGGTTCGCTATATGAAGCTGAAATCCAAGATTCGTCTTGGAGAGACTATATCCGAGCATAAAGAAATTTTTTATGCTATCAAGCAGCGTGACAGCGAGTCGGCCGCCCGCCTGAGCCATGAGCATGTAGCAAAATTTGGAGAAGATATCGCCCGTGTTTATTATCAGAATCCTTCCTATTTTTCCCATTGGGAAGAGAATCTGCCCAATCGTTTTGCATCCAAGCAAGCAACCTTTTATATTCCTCTATGA
- the nrdR gene encoding transcriptional regulator NrdR has product MKCPYCSHLESKVVDSRPTDEGEKIRRRRECLSCEKRFTTYEIIETTPVMVVKRDKSREPFDRGKLLSGLLRACEKRPVSIETMEGVVDHIQNSIQNSLDREVKSTQIGELVMESLRGIDEVAYIRFVSVYRQFRDIDSFMDELKLIQASKKGE; this is encoded by the coding sequence ATGAAATGTCCCTACTGTTCCCATTTGGAAAGTAAGGTTGTGGATTCCCGACCCACCGATGAAGGGGAAAAAATTAGGCGCAGGCGCGAATGTCTGAGCTGTGAAAAGCGCTTTACCACCTATGAGATTATTGAAACAACGCCTGTAATGGTAGTCAAAAGAGATAAATCGCGGGAGCCTTTTGATCGCGGCAAGCTGCTGAGTGGGTTGCTGCGCGCCTGCGAAAAGCGTCCGGTTTCCATTGAAACAATGGAAGGGGTCGTGGATCACATCCAGAATTCCATTCAAAATTCCTTGGATCGGGAGGTTAAGTCCACCCAGATTGGGGAGCTTGTAATGGAAAGCCTGCGAGGCATTGATGAGGTGGCTTATATCCGTTTTGTTTCGGTATACAGGCAATTCCGGGACATCGACTCCTTTATGGATGAGCTAAAGTTGATTCAGGCATCTAAAAAAGGCGAATAA
- a CDS encoding DUF6514 family protein: protein MITTGNNMCYSTEKPLGYGFRYNLSVTHIDDLDNLHYTTYGVQMLDEEGNLVAEYLDISTNKSFVERFIELCQKAQVALVHLGDVLEDYLD from the coding sequence TTGATCACGACCGGGAACAATATGTGCTATAGCACAGAGAAACCCCTGGGATATGGGTTTCGGTATAATCTCAGCGTGACCCATATTGACGACTTGGATAACTTGCATTATACTACATATGGAGTGCAGATGCTGGATGAAGAGGGCAATCTTGTGGCGGAATACCTCGACATTTCAACCAACAAAAGCTTTGTAGAAAGATTTATAGAGCTTTGCCAAAAGGCGCAGGTAGCCCTGGTTCATTTGGGTGATGTGTTGGAGGATTATCTGGACTAA
- a CDS encoding sugar phosphate isomerase/epimerase produces MLPGVSTACLYPQELESALRKLANISVKATEVFINSFSELEEPFLKRLRSIADSGGTQVLSVHPFTCGLEPMLFFSGYDRRLEDGREFYKKYYQAACILGAKLVMFHGNYRTTPIPREKYFSRYQLLMEDAAAFGVELCHENVSRCAGYDPSFFSEMKKCLPDAGFVLDLKQCIRSGVAFPDMISAMGDGVRHIHISDHDQNHDCMLLGRGQLDLPNFIDSVAKNGFDGGIIVELYRENFGDFVEIKQCYQHLFNHLSI; encoded by the coding sequence ATGCTGCCTGGGGTATCCACGGCTTGCCTGTATCCGCAGGAGCTTGAATCGGCTCTGCGAAAGTTAGCCAATATATCTGTCAAGGCCACCGAGGTTTTTATTAATTCCTTTTCGGAGCTGGAGGAGCCTTTCCTAAAAAGGCTGCGGAGCATTGCCGACAGTGGGGGAACACAGGTTTTATCCGTCCATCCCTTCACCTGCGGGCTGGAGCCGATGCTTTTTTTTTCCGGATATGACCGCAGACTGGAAGACGGACGTGAATTCTACAAAAAATACTACCAGGCGGCTTGTATACTAGGGGCAAAGCTGGTCATGTTCCATGGGAACTACCGGACAACACCAATTCCCCGAGAGAAGTATTTCTCCCGGTACCAGCTCCTGATGGAGGATGCGGCAGCTTTTGGTGTGGAGCTTTGCCATGAAAATGTCTCACGCTGCGCCGGGTATGATCCCAGCTTTTTTTCTGAAATGAAGAAGTGCCTGCCGGATGCCGGGTTTGTGCTGGATTTAAAGCAGTGCATTCGCAGTGGGGTTGCCTTTCCCGATATGATCTCGGCTATGGGGGATGGAGTTCGCCATATACATATTAGCGATCACGACCAAAATCATGACTGTATGCTTTTGGGGAGAGGACAACTTGATTTGCCGAATTTTATCGATTCTGTAGCCAAAAACGGCTTCGACGGTGGAATAATAGTTGAATTATATCGGGAAAACTTCGGCGATTTTGTTGAAATAAAGCAGTGCTATCAACATCTTTTCAACCATCTGTCAATCTAG
- the pheS gene encoding phenylalanine--tRNA ligase subunit alpha, with protein MKAALEAIGQKARDALQQTDSLQQLDELRVKYLGKKGELTAILKQMGGLDPQERPIVGQIANQVREAIEQLIDLRTSHLKEKALELQLMEEQIDVTMPGKSHPLGKKHPLTLILDEVKEIFLGMGFSVVTGPEVETDYYNFEALNMPKNHPSRDTQDTFYISKDIVLRTQTSPVQIRTMEKQKPPIRIIAPGRVYRSDAVDATHSPLFHQIEGLVVDKGVTMADLKGTLEIFAKMMYGDDVAVRFRPHHFKFTEPSCEMDTMCFACHGEGCRLCKGEGWIELLGGGMVHPRVLRYGGIDPEEYSGFAFGMGLERMVMRRFNIDDLRLFYENDLRFLQQF; from the coding sequence ATGAAAGCAGCGTTGGAAGCCATTGGACAAAAGGCCCGGGACGCTCTGCAGCAAACCGACAGCCTTCAGCAGCTGGATGAGCTGCGGGTAAAGTATCTGGGTAAAAAGGGAGAGCTGACTGCTATCCTGAAACAAATGGGCGGCCTTGACCCCCAGGAACGGCCCATCGTGGGCCAGATTGCCAATCAGGTGCGGGAGGCAATCGAGCAGCTGATTGATCTGCGCACCTCTCATCTGAAAGAAAAGGCTTTGGAGCTCCAGCTGATGGAAGAGCAAATCGATGTCACCATGCCGGGTAAAAGCCATCCTCTGGGCAAAAAGCATCCCCTGACCTTGATTTTAGACGAGGTAAAGGAGATTTTTCTGGGAATGGGCTTTTCCGTTGTCACCGGCCCGGAGGTTGAAACCGATTATTACAACTTTGAGGCCCTGAACATGCCCAAAAACCATCCCTCACGGGATACACAGGATACCTTCTACATCTCCAAGGACATTGTTCTGCGCACCCAGACCTCGCCTGTGCAGATTCGTACCATGGAAAAGCAAAAGCCCCCTATCCGCATCATAGCGCCCGGCCGGGTTTACCGTTCCGACGCTGTGGATGCCACCCATTCTCCCCTCTTCCATCAGATTGAGGGCCTTGTGGTGGATAAGGGTGTCACCATGGCTGACCTCAAGGGAACTCTTGAGATTTTTGCTAAGATGATGTATGGCGATGATGTGGCGGTTCGTTTCCGCCCCCATCACTTTAAATTTACAGAACCCTCCTGCGAAATGGATACCATGTGCTTTGCTTGCCACGGCGAGGGCTGCCGCCTTTGCAAGGGAGAAGGCTGGATCGAACTGCTGGGCGGCGGCATGGTGCATCCCCGAGTGCTGCGCTACGGCGGCATTGACCCCGAGGAATACAGCGGCTTTGCCTTTGGTATGGGCCTTGAGCGTATGGTTATGCGCCGCTTTAACATTGATGATCTGCGGTTGTTCTACGAAAACGATCTGCGGTTCCTGCAACAATTTTAG